In Nerophis ophidion isolate RoL-2023_Sa linkage group LG15, RoL_Noph_v1.0, whole genome shotgun sequence, the sequence TTTACACCCCTGTCTCCCCAATTTTcaatggacttggtgatgtatggcttagatgcagcagatcggccatggaaaaccattccacgaagctctctgcgtactgtacgtgggctaattggaatgtcacatgaagtttggagctctgtagcgacTGACTGTGTAGAAAGTCttgcttcagcatccactgacccttctctgtcagtttacgtggcctaccacttggtgactgagttgctgttgttcccaaactcttcacttttcttataataaagtgttGCACAggcggcatcctatgacagttccacgctggaaatcactgagagtggcctattctttcacaaattttcgtctccatgcctaagtgcttgattttatacacagggccaagtgattagggcacctgtttctcatcatttGGACGGGTGGCCAAATGCTTTTGGCGATATAGCGTATTGGCGGACTTTCACCGTTTTCTTACGTTTGATGTCGTGATGGATGACGTTGTGCGAGTGGAGGTACTCCAGGGCTCTCAGGATGTGCTTGGTCACCCAGATCACCTCGAACTCCCTCATCGGCCCGCAGCTGTCGATCTTCTCCAAGGCCGAGCCGCCCTCGCCGGCCTCCATGAAGAGATGCACCTTCTGCTCCCACAGCAGAGCCCCGTAGAGCTCGGCGATGTTCTCATGGCGGAAGCGAGCCTGGAACTCCACGTCGGCTCCTCGAAAATTCTCCATCGGGATCTGCGACCGATAAGAGAGAAGATTGAGTGTGCTGACTTTTTGTTTGAATTTCTTTTTCCccctgcgccatgactagggaaggttgtttggaatgGGTCATACAAGTGTATGCAGTGCTTCTGATAACCGGAAATTACACACGATGGACACTGACATGACtatctcttaatttttttttatagtgatggcacgttttgtttttgtttttataatagCCCCACATTTCAGTGAGAAGTTGGCcctacaatgaggtggcgactgtccagagtgtaccctgcctcccgcccgaatacagctgagataggctccagcaccccccgctacccctcgaaagggacaagcggtagaaaatgaatgaatggatagatattatgtgtgttgacttttttgttagtatttttttttcctgcacaatgactagggaaggttttttGGATTTGGTCAGTGCTTCTGATAAGAGGAAAGTACACACCATGGACCCTGACATGACTATATCTTTTGACTTTTTTATAGTGATggcacattttttttatagtatcCACAAATTTCAGTAAGAAGATTGActtatgtgtgtttatttttttttccctacaccatgactaggaaaggttttttggattgggtcatataagtggaTGCAGTGCTTCTGTTAGCAGGAAAGTATACACCAAGCACACTGACATGACTAcctcttttaatttttttttatagtgatgGCACGTTGTTTATAATATCCAAAAATTTCAGGAGGAAGATTGActtatgtgtgtttatttttttcttcttcaccatgactaggaaaggttgtttggaatgGGTCATACAAGTGTATGCAGTGCTTCTGATAACCGGAAAGTACACACGATGGACACTGACATGACTATCTCTTGATTTTTTTATAGTGAtggcatgttttgtttttgtttttataatagCCCCACATTTCAGTGAGAAGTTGGCCCTATAATGgtttggcgacttttccaggttttaccctgccttccgcccggatgcagctgagataggctccagcaccccccgcaacccctcgaaagggacaagcggtagaaaatgaatggacggATAGATATTGATATAGAAGATTGAGTTATGTGTGTCGACTTTTTCGTATGAATTTTTTCCCCTGCACTataactagggaaggttgtttggattgggtcatataagtgtaTGCAGTGCTTCTGATAACAGGAGAGTAAACACCGTGGACACTGACATGAATATctctttcaatttttttatagtgatggcatgttttttttataatatccacaaattactgtatgtgtgttgactttttgtttgatttttttttgttttctgcaccatgactcgGAAAGGTTGTTTTGATTGGGTCATATGAAAATATTCAGTGCTTCTAATAacaatgttttttattattataatatccacaaatttCAGTGAGAAGATTGAGttatgtgtgttgacttgttGTCTGAATTTTTttccctgcaccatgactaggaaaggttgtttggattgggtcatataagtgtaTGCAGTGCTTCTTTTAACAGGAAAGTACACACCAAGCACACTGAcactcttttaatttttttttatagtgatgGCACGTtgtttataatatccacaaatttCAGGAGGAAGATTGActtatgtgtttttatttttttcttcttcaccatgactaggaaaggttgtttgaaaTGGGTCATACAAGTGTATGCAGTGCTTCTGATAACCGGAAATTACACACGATGGACACTGACATGACtatctcttaatttttttttatagtgatggcacgttttgtttttgtttttataatagCCCCACATTTCAGTGAGAAGTTGGCcctacaatgaggtggcgactgtccagagtgtaccctgcctcccgcccgaatgcagctgagataggctccagcaccccccgcaacccctcgaaagggacaagcggtagaaaatgaatgaatagattgatattatgtgtgttgacttttttgttagtatttttttttcctgtacaatgactagggaaggttttttGGATTTGGTCAGTGCTTCTGATAAAAGGAAAGTACACACCATGGACCCTGACATGACTATATCTTTTGACTTTTTTATAGTGATggcacattttttttatagtatcCACAAATTTCAGTAAGAAGATTGActtatgtgtgtttatttttttttccctacaccatgactaggaaaggttttttggattgggtcatataagtggaTGCAGTGCTTCTGTTAGCAGGAAAGTATACACCAAGCACACTGACATGACTAcctcttttaatttttttttatagtgatgGCACGTtgtttataatatccacaaatttCAGGAGGAAGATTGActtatgtgtttttatttttttcttcttcaccatgactaggaaaggttgtttggaatgGGTCATACAAGTGTATGCAGTGCTTCTGATAACCGGAAAGTACACACGATGGACACTGACATGACTATCTCTTGATTTTTTTATAGTGAtggcatgttttgtttttgtttttataatagCCCCACATTTCAGTGAGAAGTTGGCTCTATAATGGTTTGGCGGCTTTTCCAGGttttaccctgccttccgcccggatgcagctgagataggctccagcaccccccgcaacccctcgaaagagacaagcggtagaaaatgaatggacggATAGATATTGATATAGAAGATTGAGTTATGTGTGTCGACTTTTTCGTATGAATTTTTCCCCCTGCACTataactagggaaggttgtttggattgggtcatataagtgtaTGCAGTGCTTCTGATAACAGGAGAGTACACACCGTCGACACTGACATGAATATctctttcaatttttttatagtgatggcatgttttttttttgtaatatccaCAAATTTCAGTGAGAAGATTAacttactgtatgtgtgttgacttcttgttacatttgttttgttttctgcaccatgactcgGAAAGGTTGTTTTGATTGGGTCATATGAAAATATTCAGTGCTTCTAATAACAatggtttttttattgtaatatccACACATTTCGGTGAGAAGATTGAGTTATGTGTGTTACTTGTCTGAATTTTTttccctgcaccatgactaggaaaggttgtttggattgggtcatataagtgtaTGCAGTGCTTCTTTTAACAGGAAAGTACACACCAAGCACACTGACATGACTAcctcttttaattttttttttatagtgatgGCACGTtgtttataatatccacaaatttCAGGAGGAAGATTGActtatgtgtttttatttttttcttcttcaccatgactaggaaaggttgtttggattgtgtcatatatgTGGATGCAGTGCTTCTGATAACCGGAAATTACACACGATGGACACTGACATGACTATCTCTTGATTTTTTTTATAGTGATGacacgttttgtttttgtttttataatagCCCCACATTTCAGTGAGAAGTTGGCcctacaatgaggtggcgacttgtccaggatgtaccctgccttccgcccgaatgcagctgagataggctccagcaccccccgcagcccccgaaagggacaagtggtagaaaaatgaatggatggatagatattatgtgtgttgacttttttgtttgaatttttttttactgcaccatgactagggaaggttatttGGATTCGGTCATATAAATGTATGCAGTGCTTCTGATAAGAGGAAAGTACACATCATGGACCTTGATTACACACCAAGCACACTGGCATGACTACctctttcaattttttttatagtgATGGCACGTtgtttataatatccacaaatttCAGGAGAAAGATTGActtatgtgtgtttatttttttttctgcacaatgactaggaaaggttgtttggattgggtcatataagtggaTGCAGTGCTCCTGATAACGGACAAAGTGCACACCATGGACCGTGACATGACTAtatcttttgatttttttttcattgtgatGGCACATTTTTTTATAGTATCCCCAAATTTCAGTAGGAAGATTGActtatgtgtgtttatttttttttcctgcaccatgactaggaaaggttgtttgtaCACACCAAGCACACTGACATGACTATCGCTTTCAATGTGTTTATAGTGatgccacattttttttaataaccacaaatttcagaaagaaaattgaGATATGCGTGTTgacttttgtttaatttttttgttcttcACCATGACTAGGAAATGATGTTTGTATTGGGTCATAGAAGTGTATGCAGTGCTTCTGTTAACAGGAAAGTACACACCAAGCACACTGACATGACTacctctttcatttttttttatagtgatgGCACGTtgtttataatatccacaaatttCAGTGAGAAGTTTGACTtatgtgtgttgacattttttttcctgcaccatgactagggaaggttgtttggattgagtCATATAAGTTAATGCAGTGCATCTGATAACAGGAAAGTACACACCATGGACACTGACACGACTATCTCTCAATGTCTACGAAATAGTTGACAATTTTCCACTTGTCAGAACCTAGGGTGTATTCATTTATTATCAAAACGTGCTTACAAGCACCGCGGTCAAAACTATCGGATGAGGTCATCACCCCACGGTTAAATAGTGACAGTACTGCCACTGAAATCAATGCATCATAAACTGTTTCCaggaagctgtgtgtgtgtgtgtgtgtgtgtgtgtgtgtgtgtgtgtgtttgtgtgttctggcaattcgtacttaatgaggacatcgctctgttcacacacttttaggggacttctgacgataTGGGGACACAGAAACAGGTCCCCAaaggggaaacctttttaaatgatagtcagatccattctgaagatgcctaagtgatttttaagctttggcccataaaacatgtttactggttagtttgagtgctggacatttgcacagcagccccttcatcgggctgtagctggtactgcacacGCTGCTCTGCAGCAGCACAGGATttactttaacatttaagtggtgaaacttcctataagataACAGCTGTAGGGCTGTATTCTAAAGATCATgttatatttaatttgaactttttttttttaaatggtcctcagtagtcacgaacaaatttgtgtgaattatgcaaaatgatttaaatctggtccccatgaaccatatgaactatttttccccagggtccccagtaagtctgatcagcacattacttcatcaatccagagatttaaagatgtgtatgagctaatttggcagtggccattttacctaatttttgttatgcctccacaacctgttgaaaggatggtccccacaagtcctgaacaaccccattcaaaatgataaccagtgtgtgtgtgtgtacactccACTGAGTCAACATAGCTTTCTAATGATATTATCTTACCAGAAAACCACTCTCGTGTAAATATGTTCCACGTGTACAGATTACACATGTGACGTAAGCATGCAAGTACAACTGTAGTACACAAAAAACATGATCAGAGTGCCGTGCATCCATTTCTACCCCTTACGCAAGACACATCCAAACAACTCGCCTACACTGACTATGACAGTGACCTCTTGTGAATTTCCTTTCTTGCACATTTTGTAATAATGCCCCGTTCCTCTTCTGCTTTACCAGAAAACCTCAAACAACACCGACTTTCATTCCAGAACAAGTTCAAGTGGGTCCATATTGcagcattttttttaactatccCTTACTTTGCTGATATTGTAAAAATAAAGTATGTTTGCTATTTTTGAGATTCGGCAGTACCTCAACTTAAAaaggaagtgcactttttttttgcttGTCATTCACAATTAAAATGAGAGACAAGAAGTTTTTGCTTTCTAACTTAAAAAGATAGTCCCAATCTAAGTGATTAGCATAATGCAGCTAATAGTGATccatcaattctacctctaaatcgctttaaaaatgtgttctgtaacctgtatagtaaccaaactgtagcaacattgttattgtaagagtgaacagcGAGGGACTATTTTTGTGGCTAACTAACACATCGGTATtaaccgtaaaagctaactaGGGCAAGAGGTAAGGTGGCTTCTATTTTAACACAAAATGCGTTCAAGTCTgcaataggacaccaatctgtatgTACAGTTGTTCGTCAGGTCCTGTTGATTTCTGagaagcaatccatttatgttaaAATAGCTGGTCTCCAATTCCCATATTTATAGCCTCAAAATGGCTTTCTTCCCATCCGCGCTAACTCACTCTTCCTCCGTGCtcacttctataagcagcagtatatttatcttcaaaaatataaggttgtaaatcctcatttgtccaaaaatagtcgtcttcgttgtctgttaccaagtctgccatgattagaaaacactcgtgtttgattccggaagtagAAACATACacgttgccagaagtcagatgtGCGTTGCTATGTAAACAAATCAATGCGGGGAATAAAATCAGTCCaggaaattattaaaatgatcaaaatacagtaaatattgtgctttttacatattgttatgaaagtgtctgttactacagtaTACTACATTATCCGACAGACCGGTGCTCCGgcagcctcctgcagctgtgaggagGTGCCGGTCGTCCTGGGTTTGCCTTGCGAGGAAGTGACGTTAGAGTCTCTACGTTTCCCTCGTCGAAAAAGGCCTCAACGGCAGAGTGGGCGGAGGATAgttgcatagaagctccacaaccgtcacaaaggcggaagaaggctgcagcaaacaTGGGCctccaattgtcttggtctccatgccattagaccctggccttctctttgctAATGACAGTGTGGTAACTGTCTTTGCACCAGTCTCCTCACTTTAAAAGATTCCACGCAGCCCAAGGCAAACGTGGCAGGGGACCTCGGAGCCGCAGTGGTCCCCAGAGGCACGCCCTGGCATCACCCAAATTCTGCCCTgctgccttgtgggttagtctggggaagacaaaaggctaggggagcacaccctgagagaaaagcaagtgCTGGTAGGCGCACTATAGGTAGGCGCACCATAGGCGGTCCTCCGACAGACCGGAGCTCCGGCAACCTCCTGCAGTTGAGAGGAGATGCCGGTCGTCCTGGGTTTCCAATCCCACCGGATACAGCTCCCAACAGCAAAGAAACGACGTTGGAGTCTACACGTCTCCTTCGTTGAAAAAGACCTCAACAGCGGAGTGGGTGGATGATGGTTGCATAGATGGTCACAAAGACAACGGCGCagtgggcggatgatggttgcatACACGGTCACAAAGGCGGCAGAAGGTTGCAGCAAACATGGGCctccaattgtcttggtctccatgccattggaccctggccttgtctttgccaaggacagtgtgactgtctgtgcaccagtctccccactttaaaagattccacGCAGCCCAAGGCAAACGTGGCAGGGGACCTCGGAGCTACTGTGGTCCCTAGAGGCGTGATGCGCAAGCCCACTTTTGTGGCATCACCCAACCACTGCCCTgctgccttgtgggttagtctgggaaaacaaaaggctaggggagcacaccctAAAAGAAAAGCTAGTGCTGGTAGGCGCACCAGACTCCCGACAGTCCGGAGCTCCGGCAACCTCCTGCAGTTGTGAGGATGTGCCAGTCGTCTTGGGTTTCCCTTTCCACCGGACACAGCTCCCAACAGCAAAGAAGCGACGTTGGAGTCTGCGCGTCTCCTTCGTAgaaaaagacctcaacggcggagtgggcgGAGGATGGTTGCATAGACGGTCACGAAGGCAAcggcggagtgggcggatgatggttgcatAGACTGCAGCAAACATGGGCctccaattgtcttggtctccatgccattggaccgcGGCCTTTCTTTTTGCCAAGGACTGTGTGACTGTCTGTGCtccagtctccccactttaaaagattccacGCAGCACAAGGCAAACGTGGCAGGGGACCTCGGAGCTACAGTGGTCCCTAGAGGCGTGATGCGCAAGCCCACTTTTGTGGCATCACCCAACCACTGCCCTGCTGCCTTGTGGGTTGGTCTGGGGAAGACAAGAGGCTAGGGGAGCCTACCCTGAGAGAAAAGCTAGTGCTGGTAGGCGCACCATACCTCCGACAGTCCGGAGCTCCGGCAACCTCCTGCAGTTGTGAGGATGTGCCGGTCATCTTGGGTTTCCCTTTCCACCGGATACAGTGGAAAGGGAAGAAGCGACGTTGGGGTCTGCGTGTCTCCTTCGTAgaaaaagacctcaacggcggagtgggcgGTGGATGGTTGCATAGACGGTCACAAAGGCAACGGCGGAGTGGGCGAATGATGGTTGCATAGACTGCAGCAAACATGGGCctccaattgtcttggtctccatgccattggaccctggccttctctttgtCAAGGACAGTGTGGTGATTGTctttgcaccagtctccccacttcaAAAGATTCCAtgcacaggcgttctcctgaaggaAATCCCACCAACAAAGGGATAACCAATCCGGTGCGTCTTTTGTATGAGAAAAGATCGAAAACggcccattcatcggcagtgcgccttgcaATCCCGTGCGTCCCACAGTCCGGAAGATACGGTATTTGCTCATTCCCGCGCCCAAACTCAAGTACCAAAGTGCTTCCCGGAAGGACTCACCAGTTTACAAGCCATCCTCTTGCGGGTGGTCACGTCCTGCGCTAGGTGAACTTTCCCAAAGGAGCCCTTCGGCACCAGGTCCGAGCCTCGACTCCTGTAGGTCAGCTGCCAGGCGTACAGGAGCACGTCCTTGTTGATTTTGTAGCGGCCGTTCTTCACCACCAAGTCCTTCTGCGGGTAAAGCGCGGGTGAGTTATATTCTATTTTTGTCGTCCAAGTCGGTATACGAATGCACCTACTTTGTTCAGCAGGACCCCCGTCTCCTCCGGCGGGTGCTGCAGGGCCGTGGCTTGCATGTCAGAGAGCAGGTTGACGAAGGACAGCAGGTCCGTCACGGTCCCGTACCGCACGCCGCCGTCCCCGTCGGTGTGGTCCTTCTGCTGACTGGCAAATTCTCCCGCCTCTTCACCGCCGTCCGTTCCCAGGGGGGACAGAGCCTCCCCTTCCAAAGACAAACCCCCGTCCTCGTCTTTTTCCTCCAGCTGATAGAGGCTCTCGGCGGCGTTGATGATGTCCTCGATATTCATATGAGCCAACAGGAGTTGGATGTGGTCGTCGTAGTTGTACTCCATTTTGTGTCCGTGGACGTGTCCCCCCCCCACACTGGAGCAGaaaaatatatcagtatatgCATGTAAACCTGGAAGACCCCCGTGCTGAACTCccaaacccaaaaccggtgaagttgtcacattgtgtaaatggtaaataaaaacagaatacaatgatttgcaaatccatttaaaccgatatttaattaaaaagactgcaaagaaaagatacttaacattcaaactagtaaactttgttatttttttgcaaatattagctcatttggaattgaatGCCTCCTGtatcatgtttcaaaaaagctggcacaaatggcaaaaaagacctgagaaggttgaggaatgctcatcaaacacttattcggaacatcccacaggtgaacaggctaatcgggaaaaggtgggtgggtgtaaaagcagcttacGTGAACAGTCGTTGTTTGTGaacagtcgttcacaaacaacgacggggcgagggtcaccgccttgtcaacaaatgcgggagcaaattgtttaagaactaccagttattacaaggaatttagggtccgtaatatcatcaaaaggttcagagaatccggagaaatcactgcactgaggggaccttcaatccctcaggcggtactgcatcagtgtgtaaaggatatctccacatggggctcaggaacacttcagaaaaccactgtcagtaactagtttgccgctacatcaatcaatcaatcaaagtgtatttatatagccctaaatcccaagtgtctcaaagggctgcacaagccacaacgacatcctcgcctCAGATCCTACATCAACAACTTAGATTTTTAAGGGGATTCTAGATCACGGTACAGTCATAGTACTGTGATCTGGACAATGAAAAGGCTTTCATGTctctctgtaagtgcaagttaaaactctactttgcaaagcggacgccatttatcaacaacacccagaaatgcagcCGGCTTCGCTGCGCCTGggcctcatctaagatggactgatgcaaattggaaaagtgttccatggtctgacaagtccacatttcaaattgtttttggaaactgtggacgtcgtgtcctccggaacaaagaagaaaagaaccgtccggactgttataggcgcaaagttgaaaatcactgcactataagcgatgatattacggaccttcgatccctcaggcggtactgcatcagtgAGTAagggatatctccacatggggctcaggaacacttcagaaaaccactgtcagtaactagtttgccgctacatcaatcaatcaatcaaagtgtatttatatagccctaaatcacaagtgtctcaaagggctgcacaagccacgacgacatcctagCCTCAGATCCTACATCAACAACTTAGATTTTTAATTGGATTCTAGATCACGGTACAGTCATAGTACTGTGATCTGGACAATGAAAAGGCTTTCATGTctctctgtaagtgcaagttaaaactctactttgcaaagcggacgccatttatcaacaacacccagaaatgccgccggcttcgctgggcctgggcctcatctaagatggactgatgcaaattggaaaagtgttccatggtctgacgagtccacatttcaaattgtttttggaaactgtggacgtcgtgtcctccggaacaaagaagaaaagaaccgtccggactgttataggcgcaaagttgaaaatcactgcactataagcgatgatattacggaccttcgatccctcaggcggtactgcatcagtgtgtaaaggatatctccacgtggggctcaggaacacttcagaaaaccactgtcagtaactagtttgccgctacatc encodes:
- the map3k8 gene encoding mitogen-activated protein kinase kinase kinase 8 isoform X1, whose protein sequence is MEYNYDDHIQLLLAHMNIEDIINAAESLYQLEEKDEDGGLSLEGEALSPLGTDGGEEAGEFASQQKDHTDGDGGVRYGTVTDLLSFVNLLSDMQATALQHPPEETGVLLNKKDLVVKNGRYKINKDVLLYAWQLTYRSRGSDLVPKGSFGKVHLAQDVTTRKRMACKLIPMENFRGADVEFQARFRHENIAELYGALLWEQKVHLFMEAGEGGSALEKIDSCGPMREFEVIWVTKHILRALEYLHSHNVIHHDIKPSNFVLMSDKAVLVDFGLTVQMTEDVYIPRDLRGTEMYMSPELVLCHGHDTKTDVYSLGTAIIHMQTGSPPWVRRYPRTAYPSYLYIIHKQAPPLEDIAENCSQAMRSFLERALEKDPALRSSASDLLKDGAVNPPKEDQPRCWSLDSALEEANQAMVCQNSKHDDATEDSSLYAEVSGPMKRKGSLYLDLGALSGHCPLVTGPPASGYV
- the map3k8 gene encoding mitogen-activated protein kinase kinase kinase 8 isoform X2, with product MEYNYDDHIQLLLAHMNIEDIINAAESLYQLEEKDEDGGLSLEGEALSPLGTDGGEEAGEFASQQKDHTDGDGGVRYGTVTDLLSFVNLLSDMQATALQHPPEETGVLLNKDLVVKNGRYKINKDVLLYAWQLTYRSRGSDLVPKGSFGKVHLAQDVTTRKRMACKLIPMENFRGADVEFQARFRHENIAELYGALLWEQKVHLFMEAGEGGSALEKIDSCGPMREFEVIWVTKHILRALEYLHSHNVIHHDIKPSNFVLMSDKAVLVDFGLTVQMTEDVYIPRDLRGTEMYMSPELVLCHGHDTKTDVYSLGTAIIHMQTGSPPWVRRYPRTAYPSYLYIIHKQAPPLEDIAENCSQAMRSFLERALEKDPALRSSASDLLKDGAVNPPKEDQPRCWSLDSALEEANQAMVCQNSKHDDATEDSSLYAEVSGPMKRKGSLYLDLGALSGHCPLVTGPPASGYV